The sequence below is a genomic window from Streptomyces sp. B21-105.
AAATCCATTTCTCGCAGTTTCCCGCGCGTGCCAGGCTGAACTGATGGACATCCTCGGCCGTCGGGAACTTCTCAGCTGGCAGTTCGATCTCACCTGGGCACTCTTCGAGTACCACCTGGATCGGCTGGAGCCGGAGGACTTCCTCTGGGAGCCCGTGGCGCGATCCTGGACTCTCCATCCGGACGGAGCCGGAGGATGGACGCCCGACTGGGCGGACACGGAACCCGACCCGGTGCCGGTCCCGACCGCCGGCTGGGTGAGCTGGCACCTCGGCTGGTGGCTGAGCGTAGCCACGGACCACCTGCTGGACCGTTCTCCGCGAGAGCGCGGCGACATCCGCTGGCCGGGCGTAGGAGAGCCGGCCGTCTCGTGGCTGCGCGGCCTGCGTGAGGAGTGGGCGGCCGCCGTCGACCGCCTCGTCGACGCCGACCTCGACCGGACCGCGACCCTTCCCTTGCCGAACAACCCGCAGTACACGGTGGCGCACCTGCTGACCTGGGTGAACGCCGAACTGATGAAGAACGTGGCGGAGATCGGACAGTTGCACCTGCTGAGGGCGGTCTCGCAGGTCGACTGAGGATACGGCGAACCGCGTCGGCGAGCCGCCACCCCCGCAAGCTGCCGTCGGGCAACGCCGGCGCATCTCCCCGTCGTTGCCGTTGCCGTAACCCTGGGAGTGGGCAGGTAAGTTCCCGGTCCCCGCCCCGACACGCGTCCGGCGTCGGGGCCGCTCCGCCGGGTGAACCCCGAGACCTGCCGCACATCCCGCCCTGATCAGCTCCCGAGACGTACGCCCCGTCACTCTGGGCTCATGCGCATGAACGCTCGTCTGCTCGTCTACAGTCGCACGGCCGCCTACCGCCACGACTCCATCCCGGCCGCCGTCGCCGCAGTGCGCGGTCTGGGCGAGTCCGTCGTCGATCACACGGAGGCCCGGCGGCACTCGAAGCCCCGCTGGACGGGTACGCGGCCGTGGTCTTCCTCTCCACCAGCGGCGAGGTGCTCACTCCACCGGGGCGGGACCGACTCTCCGGCTACATCGAGGCGGGCGGCGGCTTTGTCGGGGTGCACGCGGCGGCGTGCACCGAGTACGACTGGCCGGCCTACGGCGAACTCCTCGGGGCACGCTTCGCCCGGCATCCGGCACTTCAGCCCGGCAAGGCGGTGATCGAGGACCACGACCACCCCGCCACCCGTTCCCTGCCGGCCGTCTGGGACTTCATCGACGAGTGGTACGACTTCTGTTCCAACCCCCGTGGGCGGGTGCGCGTCCTCGCCGTCGCTGACGAGACGTCGTACGAAGGCGGCGGGCTGGGCAACGACCACCCACTGGTGTGGTGCCGTGAACAGGGGCGAGGGCGCGTCTTCTACACCGCTCTCGGCCACATGGTCGAGGCATACCGCAATCCCGACTTCCTTGCACACCTGCGCGGCGGGCTGCGCGGTGGTCGGCGAAAAGCCGCTGCTCTTCAACCAGATCGCAGGCGGCAAGTCGCCCCGGCTCTCCTTGCGTGAACTGTCCGACCTCGGGGTGAACGTCGCGATCTACAGCACCCCCTGTCTGTTCGCGGCCCATAAGGCCGTGCACTGCGCCCTCACCGAACTGAAACGGACGGACGGTCGGCTGCCCCCGTCGGACGCCCTGCACGGTGGGTGTCCACCGTCACAGCCTGCGGGAAGGCCACAATCGCCCGTCGCCGCCCTGCCGCGGAAGAGGCGGGATGCAATCGGGAAACAGCGAGCATGAAGGACGACAAGTGGGCTGAGGTGAACGCGGGGGTGTGAGCCCGGCGCCCGGAAGCTGCCTCGGTAAGGCTGACGTGCGTGTGTGAACGGCCCGGGTGCGGCGCCATGGAGGTGGGATGAGCACGGAAACAGCGCGGGCCGAGTGCCGGCCTGAGAGCCGCGCCGGGCGGACGAGCCGTCAGTCCGGCGGCGGCGCCGTGCTTGCCCGTCGGACGAGTCGCGTCGACAGCTCTGTTCGGGTTCCCTCCGGGCGCTCTCCGTCCATCATCCGCACTAGCAGCCGCAAGGCCGTAGCCGCCATCTCCGCCAGCGGCTGCCGCACGGTGGTGAGGGCGGGCGTCGTCCATCGGGACTCCGGCAAATCGTCGAAACCGACCACACTGACGTCGCAAGGAATTCTCAACCCCCGCTCCGCCAACGCCTGGTACACCCCCAGAGCCATGCGGTCGGAACAGACGAAGACGGCCGTCGGCGGTACGGGCAGGTCCAGCAGTTCGTGCATCCGGCGGTGAGCGACGGACTCGTCGAAGTCGCCGTCGCGAAGGTACTCGGGACGGTGCGTGGCCCCGGCCGACGCCAGCGCCGAGCGGTAGCCCGCCATTCTGGCGCTGCTGCACATCCTGCGGCGCGGTCCGGCGATCACGGCGATGCGCTCGTGCCCGAGTTCCAGCAGGTGCTGCGTCGCAGTCACCCCGCCCTGCCAGTTCGCCGCACCGACCGAGACCACCTCGGGCGGCGGCTCGACCACCGGGTCGATCATCACGAACGGGACGCGGTGCTGCTCCAGCCAGGCGTACTGCGAGTCCGCCAACTCGGCCAGGTTGAACAGGACTCCGGCGGAACCGCGCGCGGTCAGCTTGTCGAGCCAGCCGCGCTGCGGACGGCCGGCGCGAGTGCGGGACAGGCCCGCCGAGACCACGACGTCCAGATCCGCGTCGTGCGCCGCCTCCTCGACGCCGTGCAGCACCGCGCCCGACCATGAGCTGTCCAGCGAGTGCACGACGAGATCGACCAGCCTGGTCGGCTTGGTCGCGTCGAAGCGCGGCCTGCGCACGTATCCGAGCCGGTCCAGCGCCTCGGTGACCCGGCGTCGGGTTTCCGGAGCGACGTCTTCCCGGCCGTTCACCACCTTGGAAGCGGTCGGCACCGACACTCCCGCCTCCCGGGCCACGACCGCCAGGGTCGGCCCGGCCGGCACGCCGGTACTCGCGCTCGCACTCACCGTGCGCACCATCGGGAACCACCTCTCCGGCCCGCCCGAGGGCCAGCGAAAGTTCGACCAGCGCCGTTTCGGAGCCGATCCCCGAACAGGCGGCTCACAGAAAGCGCTTGCTATCCTAGATGCGGCTCAGCGCGGCGTGAAGACACCGGGAAACGCTAGATCATGAGCGTTGTCCTTCGGGCCG
It includes:
- a CDS encoding LacI family DNA-binding transcriptional regulator — its product is MVRTVSASASTGVPAGPTLAVVAREAGVSVPTASKVVNGREDVAPETRRRVTEALDRLGYVRRPRFDATKPTRLVDLVVHSLDSSWSGAVLHGVEEAAHDADLDVVVSAGLSRTRAGRPQRGWLDKLTARGSAGVLFNLAELADSQYAWLEQHRVPFVMIDPVVEPPPEVVSVGAANWQGGVTATQHLLELGHERIAVIAGPRRRMCSSARMAGYRSALASAGATHRPEYLRDGDFDESVAHRRMHELLDLPVPPTAVFVCSDRMALGVYQALAERGLRIPCDVSVVGFDDLPESRWTTPALTTVRQPLAEMAATALRLLVRMMDGERPEGTRTELSTRLVRRASTAPPPD
- a CDS encoding DinB family protein — protein: MDILGRRELLSWQFDLTWALFEYHLDRLEPEDFLWEPVARSWTLHPDGAGGWTPDWADTEPDPVPVPTAGWVSWHLGWWLSVATDHLLDRSPRERGDIRWPGVGEPAVSWLRGLREEWAAAVDRLVDADLDRTATLPLPNNPQYTVAHLLTWVNAELMKNVAEIGQLHLLRAVSQVD